The window CAGTATGTTCAATATTTCCACAGCATGGTCCCTTGTGATGTATGGAATTTCCTTTACACTTGCCAATATCTTGTTTGGACCGTCGGCATTTGATATTGAGGTCATATCTTTTGACAGAAAGATTTTATGAGGGTCCAGTGTTGTTCCGTTATATGAGATCATGTCAATAAAGAGTGGCGGTTCGGTCAGCTTCAGAAGTCCGCTGAATTTCGGATTGCTCATTATTCCATTCTTTATAAGGATTCCGTCAATGCTCAAACTGCAGATTGTTGCTATACCTACCTTTTCGTCATTTTCCGGATGCGGAATTATCTTATAGTATGGATTTATGTATTTCGGATTGTTGTTGTATGCATCCTCCATAATCTCCATTGCATCATCCAGATCGTCCCTGTTGAGGTAGGACACATTGGCTATTATGTTTCCCTTCTGTTTTTCTATATCGAAATCAACCTGCTGGATTAGATTCCAAGATTTTGATAGTATGAATGGTATTTTCGGCACTTTCTGGGCTGTTGGTGCCTGCAGAGGTGAGTTGATTTGTGATGTTATCGGACTTAATGTGGCGAAATCCCTTATCTCTTCAGCTATTTTGAGGTCTATCTTTTCACCCATTTCCTTGATTGCACAGAATGGGGTTATTCCGCCAATGATTGCAATTCCAATCATTCCGTCAGGAACCGGAAGGCCCAAAAGGTCCTTTCCCTCTTCGGAGATTCCGATAACTCCGCCTATTCCAATCCTGTCAAGTTCCTCGATTATGTTCACGGTCCTTTCCTTTGCGATTCCCGGAATCAGTCTGAAGTTTGCCGGGACCAATCCGCTTCCTGTGTTAATGGCATCCAGCACTGAGGTCAGGTTGGAGTTTGCAAAGGCATCCAATGGGGTGATTGAAGT is drawn from uncultured Methanobrevibacter sp. and contains these coding sequences:
- a CDS encoding DUF128 domain-containing protein, giving the protein MTESEHRMIEILRVLTKQDKPTGSKVIADELKEKGFNLGERAVRYHMQILDEKGYTEKKGYSGRVITDLGREKLEKGLIYDQVDFIYSKFEEMIYLTDFRYRQQKGNVVVNTSTIYNKESINIMKEIFTSGLSVSPYVNINEDEDTGEIEVTTICGTTIDGVLLNEGIASQPQYGGLLKIEDFKPVHFTELISYKKTSITPLDAFANSNLTSVLDAINTGSGLVPANFRLIPGIAKERTVNIIEELDRIGIGGVIGISEEGKDLLGLPVPDGMIGIAIIGGITPFCAIKEMGEKIDLKIAEEIRDFATLSPITSQINSPLQAPTAQKVPKIPFILSKSWNLIQQVDFDIEKQKGNIIANVSYLNRDDLDDAMEIMEDAYNNNPKYINPYYKIIPHPENDEKVGIATICSLSIDGILIKNGIMSNPKFSGLLKLTEPPLFIDMISYNGTTLDPHKIFLSKDMTSISNADGPNKILASVKEIPYITRDHAVEILNILNNIGFSIYKIGKPRELVYNSKVDNYNFGVITGGGLNSIGAIKEQGIDLEIKAVEKLVKFEKMDRL